A region from the Kineothrix sp. IPX-CK genome encodes:
- the glgB gene encoding 1,4-alpha-glucan branching protein GlgB gives MAAKKKAKYIEEEVFISEADQYLFAQGTHYDIYKKLGAHPSVENGEKGTFFGVWAPNAEKVFVIGTFNGWQEDEYEMRRLGPGGIHALFIPGVGVDELYKFLILTPDGRKLYKADPFANYAEFRPGNASKTTDLSGFEWTDDIWMKEREGKDYKKEPLAIYECHIGSWMKHPGGTLDGFYNYREFADKIVEYLKEMKYTHIELMGIAEYPFDGSWGYQVTGYYAPTSRYGEPVDFMYLINKLHKHRIGVILDWVPAHFATDAHGLAEFDGQCIFEHPDKRLGEHPDWGTKIFNYGRTEVKNFLIANALFWLREFHIDGIRVDAVASMLYLDYGKNEGQWLPNKYGGNKNLDAIEFFKHLNSVVLGTYPGFLTIAEESTAWPKVTGGVEEDGLGFSFKWNMGWMHDFCEYMKLDPLFRKNNHYAMTFAMSYNSAENYILPLSHDEVVHLKCSMVNKMPGYPADKYANLRIGYTYMFGHSGKKLLFMGQDFAQEREWSEARELDWYLLKETLNKGMHEYVKELLKLYNKYPCLYEIDNDWSGFEWLNADDAQQSTYSFYRKASDGKNNLLFVLNMTPVARNGYMVGVPEKKKYKLLLNSDEERFGGNGNSIPKELQATEENGQVNYKNYSIAFDLPAYGAAVFVF, from the coding sequence ATGGCGGCGAAGAAGAAAGCGAAATATATAGAAGAGGAAGTTTTTATTTCCGAAGCAGATCAATATCTCTTTGCCCAGGGGACACATTACGATATATATAAAAAGCTGGGGGCACACCCTTCCGTGGAAAACGGAGAAAAAGGTACATTTTTCGGGGTATGGGCTCCTAATGCGGAGAAGGTATTCGTTATAGGCACCTTCAATGGCTGGCAGGAGGACGAATATGAGATGAGACGGCTGGGTCCGGGCGGCATTCATGCGCTTTTTATTCCCGGAGTAGGAGTGGACGAGCTGTATAAATTCTTGATTTTGACGCCGGACGGCAGAAAGCTATATAAAGCGGACCCTTTTGCCAATTATGCGGAATTCAGGCCGGGAAATGCATCCAAGACTACCGACTTGTCCGGTTTTGAATGGACGGACGATATCTGGATGAAGGAGAGAGAGGGTAAGGACTATAAAAAGGAGCCTCTGGCCATTTATGAATGCCATATCGGTTCGTGGATGAAGCATCCCGGCGGTACTCTGGACGGCTTTTATAATTATAGGGAATTTGCGGACAAAATCGTGGAGTACCTGAAGGAGATGAAGTATACTCATATCGAGCTTATGGGTATTGCGGAATATCCCTTCGATGGTTCGTGGGGATACCAGGTAACGGGCTATTATGCGCCTACTTCCCGTTATGGGGAGCCTGTAGATTTCATGTATTTGATCAATAAGCTGCACAAGCATAGGATAGGGGTAATTCTGGACTGGGTACCGGCGCATTTTGCTACGGATGCACACGGTCTGGCGGAGTTCGACGGACAATGTATCTTCGAGCATCCCGACAAACGCCTGGGGGAGCATCCTGACTGGGGAACGAAGATATTTAATTACGGAAGGACAGAAGTTAAGAATTTCCTGATTGCCAACGCTTTATTCTGGCTTAGGGAATTTCATATAGACGGCATCCGGGTGGATGCGGTGGCCTCTATGCTGTATTTGGATTACGGCAAGAATGAGGGACAATGGCTGCCGAACAAATATGGCGGTAACAAGAATCTGGATGCGATAGAATTCTTTAAGCATCTGAATTCGGTAGTATTGGGGACATATCCGGGATTTCTTACAATCGCGGAGGAATCGACGGCATGGCCGAAGGTGACCGGCGGTGTGGAAGAGGACGGGCTCGGCTTCAGCTTTAAATGGAATATGGGCTGGATGCACGATTTCTGCGAATATATGAAGTTGGATCCGCTGTTTCGTAAGAATAACCACTATGCCATGACCTTTGCCATGAGTTACAATAGCGCTGAGAATTATATTTTACCTCTTTCTCACGATGAGGTCGTACATTTAAAATGCTCCATGGTAAATAAGATGCCGGGTTACCCGGCGGATAAATACGCGAATCTGCGCATCGGTTATACATATATGTTCGGTCATTCCGGCAAGAAGCTGCTCTTTATGGGGCAGGATTTCGCTCAGGAGAGGGAATGGAGCGAGGCAAGAGAGCTGGACTGGTATCTTCTGAAAGAGACCTTGAATAAGGGAATGCACGAGTACGTGAAGGAATTGCTTAAGCTGTATAATAAATATCCGTGCCTGTATGAGATTGATAACGACTGGTCGGGCTTCGAGTGGCTGAATGCGGATGACGCGCAGCAGAGTACTTACAGCTTTTACCGGAAGGCTTCTGACGGGAAAAACAATCTTCTATTCGTGCTGAACATGACACCTGTGGCCCGGAACGGCTATATGGTCGGTGTTCCGGAAAAGAAAAAGTATAAGCTGCTTTTAAACAGCGATGAAGAGAGGTTTGGAGGAAATGGTAATTCCATACCTAAAGAACTTCAGGCCACGGAGGAAAACGGACAGGTCAACTATAAGAATTACAGCATTGCCTTCGACTTGCCCGCTTATGGTGCGGCAGTATTTGTCTTTTGA
- a CDS encoding DUF6240 domain-containing protein has product MNINFENNGVRPHSNVDKTVTSTSYSGSHVKETSGRGAFALDISGTVTDNTAYDGQGKTAEDVMQDAGQVDIATQKNYMAVMSNIMSEEDFARLQEEGYHPGDTDIETVVTIVDEIKAALAKGGKNITGYTDDLDVETLTQITGSASFANELVKQFQEHDIPVTKENVEDVMSACKTATQLEDLSDGIKKYMVRNHMEPTLDNIYKAQYSATSDTGKQGKGYYQDETGYYAKKAETFNWQQLTPQMEKVIENAGLEISDETMSDAKWLIEKGMPLTEESLKSYYDLDNLELPDSMEEVVKAAAAAIANGKKANSANLADDRTDLEKAQSYIDDVNFISDEAVDKVAAEGKTLNLRNLKAAQLQISAGVTASSTESYAVNTAGRRQLEEIRLQMTAQANLHLIRSGITIDTTELEQLVDELKAAERQRQQVLFGGDDQSTSKRAGIYEDTLAKVKEIPQMPAAAVGRLALQGSGSSGSTGAVTADGYSLETVYSEGSALRAAYEKAGESYETLMTAPRADMGDSIKKAFRNVDDILQSINMETSEENRRAVRILGYNQMEISEENIAAVKETDLTIQRIVNKMTPASALEMIRDGMNPLSMNMEELEAYLDSKDQSPTQSVEKYSEFLYKLDKNKEIASEERDAYIGIYRLFRQLDKTDGAAIGTLINQGVEPTVKNLLSAMRSNKKHGMDVTVNDSFGGVSSEYEGKSISEQIENGYKENSSQTNYYKRLSNHILDNLESGKLPMQAMADNITLEEFAALLQNQEADPAVKREYQKQQMGMLREAALTEEAVVKELLNFDQPVTANNLMAAGLLMKERGRLAGKMKDVASEAGETEQFEDAVNNLQENMTDDVSAKKAYEKLGQVFTEILDKAVYEQDAADAVNIDIREICNMYKQISLAGNLAKEENYEVPADIDGQMTSINLRIIHGGDESGRVTASMQTESYGKVLARFHLTKQPESDEASADYQMSGYVVCDNKEGFKALEQSEEKLKNAFEQSDIHVNSLNFIYNLELDITGALQSDETSGKEPGPETEGQKQEVSTKKLYEMAKTYISYIQKGERS; this is encoded by the coding sequence ATGAATATTAATTTTGAAAACAACGGGGTAAGACCCCATTCCAATGTAGACAAGACGGTAACATCAACTTCATATAGTGGTTCCCATGTGAAAGAGACAAGCGGCAGGGGAGCATTTGCATTAGACATTTCTGGTACAGTTACGGATAACACTGCTTATGATGGTCAAGGAAAGACCGCAGAAGACGTTATGCAGGATGCAGGGCAGGTTGATATTGCCACGCAGAAAAACTATATGGCGGTAATGTCTAATATTATGTCCGAGGAGGACTTTGCCAGGCTTCAGGAAGAGGGCTATCATCCGGGAGATACGGACATAGAGACTGTTGTTACCATTGTCGATGAAATAAAGGCGGCCCTCGCTAAGGGCGGTAAGAATATTACGGGCTATACGGATGATCTTGATGTGGAGACACTGACACAGATTACCGGGAGCGCGTCTTTTGCCAATGAATTGGTGAAGCAGTTCCAGGAACATGATATACCTGTTACGAAAGAAAATGTAGAGGATGTCATGAGCGCCTGCAAGACGGCGACCCAGCTTGAGGACTTGAGTGACGGCATTAAGAAATATATGGTGCGCAACCATATGGAACCGACTCTCGACAATATATATAAGGCGCAGTACAGTGCTACATCCGATACGGGAAAGCAGGGCAAGGGCTATTATCAGGATGAAACAGGTTATTACGCGAAAAAGGCTGAGACCTTCAACTGGCAGCAGCTTACGCCTCAGATGGAGAAGGTCATTGAAAATGCGGGTCTGGAGATATCTGATGAAACTATGTCGGATGCTAAATGGTTGATTGAGAAGGGGATGCCCCTTACTGAGGAGTCTCTGAAATCGTACTATGATTTGGATAATCTGGAGCTTCCTGACTCCATGGAAGAGGTGGTCAAGGCGGCAGCAGCGGCTATCGCCAACGGGAAGAAGGCAAACAGCGCCAATCTTGCTGACGACAGAACTGACTTGGAAAAAGCTCAAAGCTACATAGATGATGTGAACTTCATCAGCGATGAGGCCGTGGATAAGGTGGCGGCGGAAGGAAAGACGCTGAACCTCCGTAACTTAAAGGCGGCGCAGCTTCAGATAAGTGCCGGGGTAACAGCTTCCAGCACGGAGTCGTATGCAGTAAACACTGCGGGAAGAAGACAGCTTGAGGAAATAAGACTGCAAATGACCGCACAGGCCAATTTGCATTTGATAAGAAGCGGGATTACCATCGATACCACAGAGCTGGAGCAGCTTGTAGATGAGCTGAAGGCGGCAGAACGGCAAAGACAGCAGGTATTGTTCGGAGGAGATGATCAGAGTACATCCAAGCGTGCCGGGATATATGAGGATACCCTTGCGAAAGTAAAAGAGATTCCTCAGATGCCTGCGGCGGCGGTAGGCAGATTAGCCCTTCAGGGTTCCGGTTCATCAGGCAGCACCGGTGCTGTCACTGCGGATGGCTATTCGCTTGAAACCGTATATTCGGAAGGAAGCGCACTTCGTGCCGCTTATGAAAAAGCGGGAGAAAGCTATGAAACGCTCATGACGGCCCCTCGGGCGGATATGGGAGATTCTATAAAAAAGGCGTTCCGCAATGTGGACGATATTTTACAGAGCATAAATATGGAGACATCCGAAGAAAACAGACGAGCAGTTCGCATTCTGGGATATAACCAAATGGAGATTTCCGAGGAAAACATAGCCGCGGTAAAGGAAACGGATTTAACCATTCAGCGGATAGTAAATAAAATGACACCTGCGTCAGCTCTTGAAATGATTCGGGACGGTATGAATCCTCTTTCCATGAACATGGAGGAGCTGGAAGCATATTTGGACAGCAAGGACCAAAGCCCGACGCAAAGCGTTGAAAAGTATAGTGAATTTTTATATAAATTAGATAAGAATAAAGAAATCGCATCGGAAGAAAGAGATGCCTACATTGGAATATACCGGCTGTTCCGCCAATTGGATAAAACGGACGGTGCAGCGATAGGAACTCTCATCAATCAAGGGGTGGAACCGACAGTAAAAAATCTTCTCTCCGCCATGAGAAGCAATAAAAAGCATGGAATGGATGTGACGGTAAACGACTCCTTCGGCGGTGTTTCGTCTGAGTATGAGGGCAAGAGTATTTCTGAGCAAATCGAAAACGGCTATAAGGAAAATTCGAGTCAAACGAATTATTATAAAAGGCTTTCCAATCATATTCTGGACAACCTGGAAAGCGGAAAGCTGCCCATGCAGGCGATGGCAGACAATATAACCCTTGAGGAATTCGCTGCACTGCTTCAAAATCAGGAGGCGGATCCGGCTGTAAAGAGAGAATATCAAAAACAGCAGATGGGTATGCTCCGGGAAGCGGCACTGACAGAGGAAGCGGTGGTAAAGGAGCTGCTTAACTTCGACCAGCCGGTTACGGCGAACAATCTTATGGCAGCCGGACTTTTGATGAAAGAAAGAGGAAGGCTGGCGGGAAAGATGAAGGATGTCGCATCCGAAGCCGGAGAGACAGAGCAGTTTGAGGATGCCGTTAATAATCTTCAGGAAAATATGACGGATGATGTATCCGCCAAAAAAGCTTACGAAAAGCTTGGGCAGGTATTTACGGAGATTCTGGACAAGGCCGTTTACGAGCAGGATGCGGCAGATGCGGTTAACATCGATATAAGGGAAATCTGCAATATGTATAAGCAGATATCTCTTGCAGGCAATCTGGCAAAAGAGGAAAATTACGAGGTGCCGGCAGATATCGACGGACAGATGACTTCTATCAATTTAAGGATCATTCATGGCGGAGACGAAAGCGGAAGGGTGACGGCTTCCATGCAGACAGAAAGCTACGGAAAGGTCCTGGCAAGGTTCCATCTCACAAAGCAGCCGGAATCAGACGAAGCCTCTGCGGATTATCAGATGTCGGGGTATGTGGTATGCGACAACAAGGAAGGTTTTAAGGCTCTGGAGCAATCGGAGGAAAAGCTAAAGAATGCTTTCGAGCAATCCGATATACATGTAAACAGCTTGAATTTCATTTACAACCTGGAGCTGGATATTACGGGAGCTTTGCAGTCCGACGAAACGAGCGGTAAAGAACCGGGGCCTGAGACAGAAGGGCAGAAGCAGGAAGTATCTACTAAGAAATTATATGAGATGGCAAAGACGTATATAAGCTATATACAGAAAGGTGAAAGGTCCTAA
- a CDS encoding flagellin — translation MKICYNTQAMIANNALTRNDDRLSQSLQKLSSGLKIVDAKDNPAGMAMGKKMNAQIKGIGVASQNSSDAISVIETADGALAEVHDILQRMNELAVKASTGTMGDVDRATVEEEIKQLKQEITRIAEDTQFNGQTLLNGNFDLKGYTNNADAKVGYYSDGVTPGAYTIDDLTVTFNPDGSIDPASVIYNLNETGSPAFPTDAAVTEVNGNTIKITSAGDPSFEINVKINPDRDVLTGDVITTPKVLTGVELDITGIGAMTMQIGSNEGQTLDIRISTISLDEMGLKNLSVADQASAVDAIDSISGAIQYISTARSRLGAYQNRLEHSISSLDITSENMTAAYSRIMDVDMAEEMTEYTTIQVISQASMSMLAQANERPAQVLQLLQ, via the coding sequence ATGAAAATTTGCTATAATACACAGGCGATGATTGCCAACAACGCACTCACAAGAAACGACGACAGACTTTCCCAGTCCCTGCAGAAACTGTCCTCAGGTCTGAAGATCGTGGATGCGAAGGATAATCCGGCAGGCATGGCGATGGGTAAAAAGATGAATGCTCAGATTAAAGGCATTGGCGTTGCTTCTCAGAACAGCAGCGATGCGATTTCCGTTATCGAGACGGCTGACGGTGCTTTGGCCGAGGTTCATGACATTTTGCAGAGAATGAACGAATTAGCCGTGAAGGCCAGTACGGGAACGATGGGCGATGTGGACAGGGCTACGGTAGAAGAAGAGATCAAACAGCTCAAGCAGGAGATCACGCGAATTGCAGAGGATACGCAGTTTAACGGGCAGACGCTTTTGAATGGCAACTTCGATTTGAAGGGATATACAAACAATGCCGATGCAAAAGTGGGATATTACTCCGATGGAGTGACACCGGGAGCGTATACAATTGATGATCTGACTGTTACTTTCAATCCGGATGGAAGTATCGACCCTGCATCTGTAATTTATAATCTTAATGAAACAGGATCTCCTGCATTTCCGACGGACGCGGCAGTTACTGAAGTAAATGGAAATACGATTAAGATTACGAGCGCGGGAGACCCGTCTTTTGAAATTAATGTAAAGATAAATCCGGATAGGGATGTATTGACAGGCGATGTTATTACGACTCCGAAAGTATTAACAGGCGTAGAGCTGGATATCACCGGAATCGGTGCGATGACCATGCAGATCGGTTCCAATGAAGGGCAGACACTGGACATCCGTATTTCTACCATATCCTTGGATGAAATGGGACTCAAGAACCTCAGCGTAGCGGACCAGGCCAGCGCAGTAGACGCAATCGACAGCATTTCAGGCGCTATTCAGTATATATCCACCGCAAGAAGCCGGCTCGGCGCATACCAGAACCGCCTGGAGCACAGCATCAGCAGTCTGGATATTACAAGCGAAAATATGACGGCCGCATATTCCAGAATTATGGATGTTGATATGGCTGAGGAAATGACGGAATATACGACCATTCAGGTAATTTCTCAGGCTAGTATGTCCATGCTCGCACAGGCGAATGAAAGACCGGCACAGGTACTGCAGCTTTTGCAGTAA
- a CDS encoding flagellar protein FliS — protein sequence MTKELKQEYTLKITQANKTQLITILYEMILIYAEEGRAAHAKEDRLGFREAIRKARGCVNELLTSLNFEQSLAMNFLQLYLYVNRELAKAEVRNITEPFDHIEKVIEGLHKAYEKLGEMDTSGPVMENVQTVYAGLTYGKNNLNENLADQGFDRGFRV from the coding sequence ATGACGAAAGAACTGAAACAGGAATATACCTTGAAAATAACACAGGCGAACAAGACTCAGCTCATTACCATTCTCTATGAAATGATTCTGATTTATGCAGAAGAAGGAAGAGCAGCACATGCCAAAGAGGATAGACTGGGATTCAGGGAAGCGATCCGCAAAGCAAGAGGCTGTGTGAACGAGCTTTTGACTTCGCTCAACTTCGAGCAGAGCCTTGCGATGAACTTTTTACAGCTTTATTTATATGTGAATAGAGAACTGGCAAAAGCAGAGGTCCGGAATATCACGGAACCGTTCGATCACATTGAAAAAGTGATAGAAGGTCTTCACAAAGCTTATGAAAAGCTCGGCGAAATGGATACTTCCGGACCAGTTATGGAAAATGTTCAGACGGTTTATGCGGGTTTGACCTACGGTAAAAATAATTTAAACGAGAACCTAGCCGATCAAGGCTTTGACCGCGGGTTCAGGGTGTAG
- a CDS encoding DUF2508 family protein, translating into MKICFSQAIYHNQNISEKEMERNSILADIEKTRCALEDAYAGFDNVTDPDLIDCYIYEVNSVLKRYKFLLEQAAKINLLPEEELHPEPAVKALIG; encoded by the coding sequence ATGAAAATCTGCTTTAGTCAGGCTATCTATCACAACCAGAACATCAGCGAAAAAGAAATGGAAAGAAACAGTATTTTAGCGGATATCGAAAAAACCCGCTGCGCCTTGGAGGATGCTTACGCCGGTTTTGACAACGTGACCGATCCGGATTTAATCGACTGCTATATATATGAGGTGAACTCTGTTCTGAAAAGATATAAATTCTTATTAGAACAGGCAGCAAAAATTAATTTGCTGCCTGAAGAAGAGCTACACCCTGAACCCGCGGTCAAAGCCTTGATCGGCTAG
- a CDS encoding pro-sigmaK processing inhibitor BofA family protein translates to MDNYMGAIMIAASCILVLLIGAFRKKKEWIINFILRAVIGTAVAFFANGFLVSQGLSIAIGINPITVLTSGILGFPGLIMLYGINLYTLL, encoded by the coding sequence ATGGATAATTATATGGGCGCAATCATGATAGCTGCATCGTGTATTCTTGTGCTTCTCATAGGTGCATTTCGCAAAAAGAAGGAGTGGATCATCAACTTTATTCTGCGGGCAGTAATCGGTACGGCGGTAGCTTTTTTCGCAAATGGCTTCCTGGTTTCTCAAGGTCTTTCCATTGCAATCGGTATAAATCCCATTACAGTTTTGACATCTGGGATCCTCGGTTTTCCGGGCCTCATCATGCTTTACGGGATAAATCTATACACCCTTTTGTGA
- a CDS encoding A24 family peptidase, which produces MDFFFDKIYNEWILVLFMTGMSYAIWNGGLEGAIKALVSMTIPFFLLYPLFMIGVMGGGDVKLLSVMGSFFTVKEIFVCVMLSFLLGAIFSLLKMAAEKNFLQRLRYLLSYVCDVFKSKEWKLYEIQKNKFVQKNGSEEIKARKERNKGKIHFALPVLLSVMLLKGGFTL; this is translated from the coding sequence ATGGATTTTTTCTTTGATAAAATCTATAACGAATGGATTCTTGTTTTATTTATGACAGGAATGTCATATGCGATTTGGAACGGAGGCCTTGAAGGAGCCATAAAGGCCCTCGTATCCATGACTATTCCCTTCTTTCTATTATACCCGCTTTTTATGATCGGAGTCATGGGAGGAGGAGATGTGAAGCTGTTATCTGTAATGGGAAGTTTTTTTACAGTAAAAGAGATTTTTGTTTGTGTAATGTTATCATTTCTGTTAGGAGCTATTTTTTCATTGCTGAAAATGGCTGCAGAGAAAAACTTTTTGCAGCGGTTAAGGTATCTTTTGTCGTATGTCTGCGACGTTTTCAAGAGTAAAGAATGGAAGCTATATGAAATTCAAAAAAATAAGTTTGTTCAAAAAAATGGATCTGAAGAAATAAAAGCAAGAAAAGAGAGGAATAAAGGGAAAATACATTTTGCATTGCCGGTTTTGCTCAGCGTAATGCTATTAAAAGGGGGATTTACATTATAA
- a CDS encoding CpaF family protein, whose protein sequence is MSRQDETKNKLKAMILERIDFSRELPDEEIKDMIDELVIGESKRRPIDLEERRHLRQELFYSIRKLDVLQELVDDTSVTEIMINGPEDIFIERRGRVCRYEMKFESAGKLEDVIQQMVAGCNRTVNEASPIVDARLQNGSRVNVVLSPVALNGPIVTIRKFPDNPIMMKDLLAFGTLTEEAAGFLAKLVEAKYNIFISGGTGSGKTTFLNALSYYIPQEERIITIEDNAELQIKNIPNIVKMETRNANVEGCKEITIRDLIKTSLRMRPDRIIVGEVRGGEAIDMMQCLNTGHDGSMSTGHANSSADMLNRLETMVLMGMDLPVSAIRQQIASGIDIIVHLGRLRDKSRRVLEIVEVIGYENNEIRLSVLYSFEEEGEEKDGRIIGRLKRKEELTHVKKLKMAGISLK, encoded by the coding sequence ATGAGCAGACAGGATGAAACAAAAAATAAACTGAAAGCGATGATTTTAGAAAGAATCGATTTTTCGAGAGAATTACCGGATGAAGAAATCAAGGATATGATCGACGAACTGGTAATAGGGGAAAGCAAGCGGCGGCCGATTGATTTGGAGGAGAGAAGGCATCTTAGGCAGGAACTTTTTTATTCCATAAGGAAGCTGGATGTTTTACAGGAACTCGTAGATGACACAAGTGTCACAGAAATCATGATTAATGGACCGGAAGATATATTTATTGAGAGAAGGGGAAGGGTATGCCGCTACGAGATGAAGTTCGAGTCCGCCGGGAAACTGGAGGATGTCATTCAGCAGATGGTAGCAGGCTGTAACCGGACGGTAAATGAAGCGTCTCCGATTGTAGATGCCAGGCTGCAAAACGGCTCCCGTGTCAATGTGGTTCTAAGTCCTGTAGCTTTAAACGGTCCCATCGTAACCATAAGAAAATTTCCCGACAATCCGATTATGATGAAGGACTTACTTGCCTTTGGCACATTGACGGAAGAAGCTGCCGGATTTCTGGCCAAGCTGGTTGAGGCGAAATACAATATCTTTATCAGCGGGGGAACCGGCTCAGGAAAAACAACGTTCTTAAACGCACTTTCCTATTATATTCCGCAGGAGGAAAGAATCATTACCATAGAGGACAACGCAGAGCTTCAGATTAAAAACATTCCGAACATAGTGAAAATGGAAACCAGAAATGCAAATGTAGAGGGCTGTAAGGAGATTACCATAAGAGATTTGATTAAGACGAGTCTTCGCATGAGGCCGGACAGAATTATTGTAGGTGAAGTACGGGGAGGGGAAGCAATTGACATGATGCAGTGCCTTAACACAGGACATGACGGTTCCATGTCTACAGGACATGCTAACAGTTCGGCAGATATGCTGAACAGGCTTGAGACCATGGTTCTGATGGGAATGGATCTGCCGGTTTCGGCAATCAGGCAGCAAATTGCCTCAGGTATAGATATCATCGTTCATTTGGGCCGGCTTAGAGATAAGAGCAGAAGAGTATTGGAAATTGTTGAAGTAATTGGATATGAAAACAATGAAATTCGCTTGTCGGTATTATATTCCTTCGAGGAGGAAGGAGAGGAGAAGGATGGAAGAATAATAGGAAGGCTGAAAAGAAAGGAGGAGCTGACTCATGTTAAAAAGCTTAAAATGGCAGGCATATCTCTCAAATAA
- a CDS encoding type II secretion system protein F, which produces MLKSLKWQAYLSNKKEIGFDNLKGIVEGTVLVLVLALFFYRSLWGAIFLSPLLFLYMKEKKKAIALKKRREIQIQFKDAILSVSANQKAGYSVENSFKQAYADMVLLYGKNSLICRELYIIGAGLGNNVILEKLLYDFAKRSQTEDVLEFAQVFAVAKRSGGNMTEIIERSASVIDEKVETEKEIQVLLAARQMEQKIMNVIPFGIVLYIQITSKGFFDILYHNLPGIIIMTACLAAYIAAVMISRKIVNIEI; this is translated from the coding sequence ATGTTAAAAAGCTTAAAATGGCAGGCATATCTCTCAAATAAAAAAGAAATCGGTTTTGATAATTTAAAAGGTATTGTGGAAGGAACTGTTCTCGTTCTGGTGCTGGCCCTTTTCTTTTATCGATCTCTTTGGGGGGCAATCTTTCTTTCCCCATTACTCTTCCTATATATGAAGGAAAAGAAAAAAGCCATAGCTTTGAAGAAAAGGAGGGAAATACAAATACAGTTTAAGGATGCGATATTGTCTGTATCGGCAAACCAAAAGGCTGGCTATTCGGTGGAGAATTCCTTTAAACAGGCATATGCAGATATGGTCTTATTATACGGCAAAAATAGTCTTATTTGCAGAGAACTATACATCATCGGCGCTGGTCTTGGAAATAACGTGATTTTAGAAAAGCTCTTATATGATTTCGCAAAAAGGAGTCAGACAGAGGATGTGCTGGAATTTGCTCAGGTTTTTGCCGTAGCAAAGAGAAGCGGAGGAAATATGACGGAAATTATAGAGAGGAGCGCTTCGGTAATAGATGAAAAGGTGGAAACCGAAAAGGAAATTCAAGTGCTGCTGGCGGCAAGGCAGATGGAGCAAAAAATTATGAATGTCATTCCGTTTGGAATAGTTTTATACATACAAATTACTTCCAAGGGCTTTTTTGACATACTGTATCATAATCTGCCGGGAATAATTATAATGACCGCCTGCCTTGCTGCATATATAGCCGCAGTGATGATTTCAAGAAAAATCGTCAATATCGAAATATAA